The sequence TCCCTCTTCTATCTTGCTGGCACGCAACTCGATTTTACGGACGGACTTAACGGCCGCGGGTTTGTGTTTAATAACCCGAACGCATCCAAAACGTGCGGCTGCGGCAGTTCGTTTGGAGCGTAGCTGGTTACGTGTAACGAATAACGGGTAACGAGCCGTTAATGACGGCTCGTTGTTCAGCGCCTCGTTACTCGTTACGCAATCACTCGTTACTCTCACATGACCGACCACTTTCAGATCTTCGGTATCGACCGCACGTTCGCTGTCAACCGTGAAATGCTCGAGGCGCGATTTCACGAACTGCAGTCGAGATCGCATCCCGATCGGCACGTTCAAAGCGAAGTGGAGACCAGAGACCGCGCGCTCAGTGAGTCGAGTGAAATCAATGCGGCGTATCGGACCTTGCGTGAACAACTTCCCCGTGCTCGGCATCTGGTTGAACTGTATGGTTTCCCTGTCGGCGAGCAAAAGAATGTTCCGCCCGCGTTGCTGATGACTGTGATGGATGCGCAGGAAAAGATTATGGAGCGAGAACAGGCTACAAGCCGTGATGCCAAGATGCGAAACCGGGAGGAATTGGAAGCAATTGCGGATGAACTGCAAATGCGACGTGAAGCGCTGGATGAGGAACGTCACAATCTCGCAAATCACTGGGATCGCAATCTGCATGAGCAAAATGGCGGCCCGCTGAGCAACGCCGATCAGGAGTTGCTCGGACGAATGTCGCAACTCCTTGCCGAACGCGCTTACCTTGAAACGCTCCACTGGTCGGTCCAGGCTGCCCAGCAAGGCAAGCCGGCATTTATTCAACATTAAGCGATGGCGGATTCTCACATACTCGCAAGTTTTCAGGAAGCGCAAACAGCGCTTGCTGATTTCCTCGCAGATGCAAAGCAGCTGTCCCACGTGGAAGCCTTTGTCGATTTACTCGTTGAGACATTTCAGGCCGGAGGAAAAGTCTATTCCGCGGGGAATGGTGGCAGCCATTGTGATGCCATGCACTTTGCGGAAGAGTGGACTGGCCGCTATCGCAAAGACCGCAAGCCCATGCCAGCGCTGGCATTCTCCGATCCATCCCACATTACCTGTACTTCTAACGACTACGGTTTCGAGCATATCTTTGAGCGCATGGTCGATGCCTTTGGTGCTGCAGGGGATGTGTTTGTTGCGATTACCACTTCGGGTAACAGCCAGAATTTGATTTTGGCCGCAGAGGCCGCGAAACGCAAGGGTATGAAGATTGTCGGGCTGCTCGGCAAGGGCGGCGGCGCGATAAGCGCTCTATGCGATATTCCTATCGTGGTGCCGGGTCACACGAGTGACCGCATCCAGGAACTGCACATAAAGATCATACATATTACGATCGAATGTGCCGAGCGAAGGCTCTTTCCAGAGTTATATTGATCTAAAATTCCAGATTTGCCAATGCCGTTAGAAATTCAACTGCCGGGACAATCGAATGCTGGTGCAGGCCATGTGGTCGGCATCGATCTTGGCACAACGAATTCCCTCGTTGCCTACGTCGATTCGGGCCGTGCGCGAATTATTTCTGGCGAGGATGGTCCACTTGTGCCATCCGTCGTTACGCTGGATGATTATGGTGCAGTCACGGCCGTTGGTAAGAAGGCTCGAGAGATGGCCATGCGCGATGCGTCACATACGGTTTATTCCGTCAAGCGGTTGATGGGCAAATCATTTCAGGATGTCAAGAAGGAATCGGGCATGCTTTCATACCGGCTCGTGCCGGCAGATGAGGGTCTGGTACGCATTCAAATTGGCAGCAAACTCTATACGCCGATCGAGCTTTCTAGTTATGTCCTGCTCGAACTCAAGAAACGAGCGGAGACCCACCTGGGGGAACCTGTGACGCGTGCGGTTATCACTGTCCCAGCATACTTCAATGATGCTCAGCGTCATGCCACGAAAGATGCCGGTCGTCTTGCGGGATTGGATGTCCTTCGGATCGTCAACGAGCCCACGGCGGCAGCGCTTGCCTACGGACTCGACCGAAAGAATGATGGCACGGTCGCTGTCTATGATCTTGGTGGTGGTACGTTCGACATCTCGATTCTGAAGATCAAGAACGGCATTTTCGAAGTACTCTCGACGAATGGCGATACCTATTTAGGCGGCGATGATATCGATCGCCGGCTCATGGAGCTTTTTATCACGCAGATCCAGCACATGGTAGCGGGGTTCACGCCGACCCCGGAGCAATTGCAGAAAATCCGAAATGTTGCTGAGCAAACTAAGATCGCTCTCTCCTCGGCAGGACACGTGATGGTCGAGTTGGATTTGCCCGAGGCGGGTGTCGCGTATCGTCGAAACCTGACACTTCCAGAATTCGAGCGGATTGCAAAGTCGGTAATCGAGCGCACACGCAAGCCATGCGAAGATGCGATGAGCGATGCCAAACTAAACCCCGAAGAAATCGATGAAGTCGTGCTGGTGGGTGGCGCGACCCGAATGCCGATGGTCAAAGCGCTTGTACGCGAAATCTTCGAACGGACGCCGCACGATGAACTCAATCCGGAAGAGACTGTGGCGTTAGGTGCTGCGATTCAGGCCAATGTATTGGCCGGACACACGAAAGATGTTTTGCTCCTGGATGTCACTCCGCTCTCGCTCGGCATTGAGACGATGGGTGGCATGATGAGCACGATCATTCCACGAAATACAACGATTCCCACAAAGGTTACCGAGAACTATACCACGTTCGCGGACAATCAAACGGGGGTCGAGATCAATGTCTTCCAGGGCGAGCGCGATTTCGTCCGGGACAATCGGCATTTAGCAGGCTTTACTCTGAAAGGAATTCCTCCAATGACGGCCGGTGCCGCGAAGGTGGAGGTTACCTTCCTCATTGATGCCGACGGTATTCTTCAGGTGCACGCTCGTGAGACGCACACTGGAATCGAGCAGGAAGTCGAGGTCAAGCCATCGTATGGTTTAACCGATGAAGAAATCGAACGGATGCTGCGAGAATCGATCGAGCAGGCTCCGGCGGATATTGCCGCCCGCAGGCTCGTCGAAGCAAAGACGGAAGCACAGCGACTTCTCGCCGCGACCGAGAAAGTATTGGGACAGTTGCGTAGGGGCCAGCTAAGTATTTCCGCCGCCAAATTAAAGCAGATCGATGTGGCGAGCGTAATCGACGCGCTTTACTCTCTGCGGCGTGCAGTCAATTCCAACGTGCCCGCAGAGATCATCAAGCAACAAGACATTTTGGAGCATGCCACGGAGCCGTTGGCACACGAAATTATGAATGCGACTGTCTCCGAAGCACTGACCGGCAGGACGCTCGAGCAAGTCTAACCATTTCTAGTCTATCACATTTCTTTTACTCACATGAAGGCTACCGAATTCACACTGAAGAAACGTCCGTATTCGGACGAAGAAGCGAAGTCGTTGCTCAGTAAAGTTGTCGATGCGGAAACGACCGATTGGCACTATAATACCCATCACAAGGGCTATGTCGATAAGCTCAACGAGATCGAGAAGGCCTTGCTCGAGGCCGATCCCGCAAAGGCGAATGGAAACTACTCGCAATTTGGCGAGCTCAAGCGTCGATGGACTTGGAATCACTCCGGTACGATCTTGCATGACGTTTATTGGGAGAACCTGGGTGGTGATGGGGACCCGGCGAATGCCGTCGAATTGAAGGATCAGATTAGCCGCGATTTTGGCTCGTTCGAAGAATGGAAGACAGATTTCAAAGCCACCTCGCTGGCTGCGAAGCTCTCAGGCTGGGGCCTGCTCGTATTTGACACGCTCGGCTCTGGACAACTTAAGAACGTACTTGTCGATGAGCATCACTATGGAGCGGTCTGGGGAGCAATTCCGCTCATTGCTTGTGATGTATTCGAACATGCCTACTATCACAAGGATGGTCCGAAGCGCGCGGCATACATCGACAATTTCATCAACAACCTTCACTGGGGCCGAGTCAACCAACGCTTCCTGAAGTATCTCGCACGATAGAATTATGGTGAATGAAGAATGATGAATGATGAAAGAAGAACCTCTTCTGGATCATTGTTCATCATTCATCATTCACATTTCAACACTTATCATTGGCAACCGTTACCTTCCAGCCCATAGGCATCACATGCGAAGCGCTCATTGGGGAGAGTTTCCTCGATGTCGCGCTTGCGCATAATATCGACCTACAACACAATTGCGGTGGCGTCTGCGCATGCTCAACCTGTCACGTGAAGGTCAAACAGGGCATGGACTTGCTGCCGGAGATGGAGGATGACGAGGCCGATCAATTGGATGAAGCCGAGGGGCTGGCGCTTGAATCCCGCTTGGGATGCCAGTGCAAGATTCAAGATGATTTTGACTACGTAGTGGAAATTCCGCAGCTCAATCCTGCAATTGCGAAGCTATTTCACGAGGGAGCGCATTAGGAAGATTTTGACGCATGTATTGGACAGACTTAGAGGATATTGCAGAAGCTCTGATGGAAGCGCATCCCGATGTCGATCCGCTTGCGGTGCGATTCACCGATCTGCTTAAGTGGATTGGCGATCTCCCAGGGTTCGAGGACGAAATTCATGCTTCGAATGAAAAGAAACTCGAAGCCGTCCAAATGGCATGGTATGAACTCACTATGGAACAATGATCGCGCCGCCAACGGCTGTCGCAATCATGATCATGTTAGGCTAATTTCCAGATTGATTTACGGGATTTCACGGTTTGGGTTAAGGTGACTACCCGACGGCTGATGTTGAATGATAAGTTTTCACCATCCAGGTAGTTTGGAATCCACAAATATCGCATGACGTAATAGGTTGTATCATGTCTGAATCTCAACGCATTCCTGTATTTCCGCTGGGGATTGTGCTCTTTCCGGAGAGCCGGGTTCCGTTGCACATTTTCGAAGATCGGTACAAAAAGCTCATCGAGCAGGCCGTTAAGGAGCATTCGCCGTTCGGCATTAATTATGTTGAAGAAGACCGGCTTCACGCGGTCGGATGCTCGGCACGAGTTGTCGAGGTGCTGGACCGCCGGCCCGATGGCGAAATGGATATTATTACGGAGGGAGAACGGCGTTATGAAGTGCTCGATCTGGAACAGAACGGCCCGGACCGGATATCCTTCGCAACCGTGCGTTGGCTTGATGACGAGCCTGAAGAACGCGATTCCAGGTTAGCGGGGGAAACGATCCATCTGTTCAACGAATTGACCGAGCTTGCCTACAAAGGGACAATTCCACCCCTGGACGAATCGGTTTGGAACGCAGAGAGCCGGTTTCCATCGTTTAAAATCGCGCAAAAATCTGGGCTGGAAGCCCCACAGCGGCAGGCCTTGCTTTCCGTAACTAGCGAGAACGAGCGACTTTCCATGCTCCGTGAGTTTTTGACACAACTATTGCCGAAAGTCAAAGAGTTTGAAACGGTCCAGGACCTCATCCGAAATGACGGATATATTGTCAACTGGAACAAAAAGCCGCCTGAAGGCGATACAGGCGCGGCAGAATAACTATTAACGAGCCACGCATGAACAAGAAGACGAAGAAAGTCAATAAGAAGCACAAAAAGGCAGTCGAGCGCGTCAAACGCAAAACGCGCGAAATGAAGGCCGCCTCGAAGTCCGTGCGCCGCACACCGCGTGCGCCCAAGAAGGCAGTCGCTGCGCCGGCAGAAGCGTAAAGTATGTTTGAGGAGGATGACTGGATCATCCTCCGCCATTTCGTCCGAACCGAATGCCTTCGCTAACTGCGTTGCTCGGTACGTCCGGGCCCATTATCATGGGCATTCTCAACGTCACGCCCGATTCTTTCAGCGATGGTGGCGCATATCTCGATGCCCGGTCGGCGTTGGATCACGCACTTCAGATGATTGCAGATGGTGCGGAGATCATCGATATTGGTGGTGAGTCCACTCGGCCGGCAGGGCAGACATACGGAGCCGGGGCTTCCAAGGTACCACTTGAGGAGGAGCTGAGACGCGTTCTTCCGGTCATCCACGAGTTGCGTTCGAATCATGACAACGTCTTGATCTCAGTCGATACCCAAAGATCTGCTATCGCAAACGCGGCGATGCAATCCGGAGCCGACCTCATCAATGACGTGAGCGGAGGAACAGCCGATCCGGAAATGTTCGCCACGGCTGCAAGGCACAAGGCGCCCATCGTACTTATGCATGGTCACGGCCCGCGATTCCGGAAAACGAAAACTGAAGACTACGCATACGCGGATGTAGTCTCCGAAGTCCGATCGTACCTCGAAGAGCGCATTCTGCTCGCACATTCAGCTGGGATTGAGACTGTTTTGGCAGATGTCGGCATCGGATTTGCCAAGGGCTATGAAGATAACTTGAAGCTTCTTAAGCATCACGATGCATTTGGTTCGCTTGATGTTCCGTTACTGCTCGGTGTGTCTCGGAAATCAACCATCGGTAGAGCCATGGGGAATAATCCATGGCCAAAGCAGCGTGTGACCGGTAGCATCGCGGCCGCCTGCTATGGTATGTTGCATGGAGCGAAAATCATTCGCACCCACGATGTGAAGGAGACAACGCAAGCGCTCTCGGTCATACGCGAAATTCTAGACCGATAAACCATGAAATCGCACCGCAAAGAACTTTGGATGCACGTGCCCACGGAGTGGGGCTATGTCAATATTACGAACGAGGTCCAGCAGGCGATCGGCGAGAGCGGCATTCGCGAAGGGTTGGCCCTCGTCAACTCGATGCACATAACAGCATCAATCTTCATCAACGATGACGAACGCGGCCTGCATAAGGATTTCGAGCGATGGCTGGAGCACCTGGCTCCGCATGAGCCGATCTCGCAGTACGATCACAACAAGACGGGTGAGGACAATGCCGATGCGCATCTCAAGCGCCAGATCATGGGTCGGGAAGTCGTTGTGGCGATTACCGGCGGCCAGCTCGATTTTGGTCCGTGGGAGCAAATCTTCTACGGCGAATTCGATGGCCGACGCCGCAAGCGAGTGCTGATTAAGATTATCGGGGAATAGCTATTCGTGAGGTGTGTTGACTTCACCCAATTGCTTACTGAGCGAAACTAGCCATGCTCCCATGGCCGAAACGAATAAAACAATGATGAAGGCGGGGATAAACGTGGAATAGACCAAAGCATAGGCTTGGTCAACAATCCATCGTTCGTTCGAGCCTTCGATGCCGTATTTGATGTTTAAAAGAGCCCCAAGGAAGGCTAGCATTAGAGTGGGGAGGAGTACAAACCCCACTATCATTTGAGTTCTGGCAATGCGCCGAAGTCGCCGGAGCCGAGGGTCACCCATAACTGGTCTCCCGAATGCCTCAGAGTCCCATAATACTCAGCTCGCGCAGAATGGCTGAGATCTCCGGGTGTTTCATCAACTCTTCGTAAAGCCAACTCGATTCGGATTTGGCCGTCTCGAGGTGCTGTGCGGCCCGTTGGCGGTCACCGGATAATAAGGCCTCGCGCAAATCACCGACACGCTCGACATCCTGATGGCTGATGCGCCGGCCAATTTGCTCATGTAAAGCGCCGAAGGCACCAAGGATGCGTTCGCGTTGCTCATCGACATGAGCAGGCTCTCGTCGCTTTGCGTCGTCCTGATTCTCGAATACTTCTTGATCGCTCATTAGAGTCGTCTGCCCAATTACTTAGTTATTACGAGGCGCCGCGTTTCGACACCTTCATCGCTCATCAACTCAACATAATAAGTGCCGGATGCGAGCCGCGCCGCATCGAATTCAAACGAAGATGCGCCAGAAGCGGCTGTTCCATCGTAAATTACCAGCGCAATTCGTCCAGTTGGGTCAACCGCGCGGAGCCGAATTTTGCGGGGCTCGGC comes from Bacteroidota bacterium and encodes:
- the hscB gene encoding Fe-S protein assembly co-chaperone HscB, translating into MTDHFQIFGIDRTFAVNREMLEARFHELQSRSHPDRHVQSEVETRDRALSESSEINAAYRTLREQLPRARHLVELYGFPVGEQKNVPPALLMTVMDAQEKIMEREQATSRDAKMRNREELEAIADELQMRREALDEERHNLANHWDRNLHEQNGGPLSNADQELLGRMSQLLAERAYLETLHWSVQAAQQGKPAFIQH
- a CDS encoding SIS domain-containing protein — protein: MADSHILASFQEAQTALADFLADAKQLSHVEAFVDLLVETFQAGGKVYSAGNGGSHCDAMHFAEEWTGRYRKDRKPMPALAFSDPSHITCTSNDYGFEHIFERMVDAFGAAGDVFVAITTSGNSQNLILAAEAAKRKGMKIVGLLGKGGGAISALCDIPIVVPGHTSDRIQELHIKIIHITIECAERRLFPELY
- the hscA gene encoding Fe-S protein assembly chaperone HscA, which gives rise to MPLEIQLPGQSNAGAGHVVGIDLGTTNSLVAYVDSGRARIISGEDGPLVPSVVTLDDYGAVTAVGKKAREMAMRDASHTVYSVKRLMGKSFQDVKKESGMLSYRLVPADEGLVRIQIGSKLYTPIELSSYVLLELKKRAETHLGEPVTRAVITVPAYFNDAQRHATKDAGRLAGLDVLRIVNEPTAAALAYGLDRKNDGTVAVYDLGGGTFDISILKIKNGIFEVLSTNGDTYLGGDDIDRRLMELFITQIQHMVAGFTPTPEQLQKIRNVAEQTKIALSSAGHVMVELDLPEAGVAYRRNLTLPEFERIAKSVIERTRKPCEDAMSDAKLNPEEIDEVVLVGGATRMPMVKALVREIFERTPHDELNPEETVALGAAIQANVLAGHTKDVLLLDVTPLSLGIETMGGMMSTIIPRNTTIPTKVTENYTTFADNQTGVEINVFQGERDFVRDNRHLAGFTLKGIPPMTAGAAKVEVTFLIDADGILQVHARETHTGIEQEVEVKPSYGLTDEEIERMLRESIEQAPADIAARRLVEAKTEAQRLLAATEKVLGQLRRGQLSISAAKLKQIDVASVIDALYSLRRAVNSNVPAEIIKQQDILEHATEPLAHEIMNATVSEALTGRTLEQV
- a CDS encoding superoxide dismutase, which codes for MKATEFTLKKRPYSDEEAKSLLSKVVDAETTDWHYNTHHKGYVDKLNEIEKALLEADPAKANGNYSQFGELKRRWTWNHSGTILHDVYWENLGGDGDPANAVELKDQISRDFGSFEEWKTDFKATSLAAKLSGWGLLVFDTLGSGQLKNVLVDEHHYGAVWGAIPLIACDVFEHAYYHKDGPKRAAYIDNFINNLHWGRVNQRFLKYLAR
- a CDS encoding 2Fe-2S iron-sulfur cluster-binding protein; amino-acid sequence: MATVTFQPIGITCEALIGESFLDVALAHNIDLQHNCGGVCACSTCHVKVKQGMDLLPEMEDDEADQLDEAEGLALESRLGCQCKIQDDFDYVVEIPQLNPAIAKLFHEGAH
- the iscX gene encoding Fe-S cluster assembly protein IscX, with translation MYWTDLEDIAEALMEAHPDVDPLAVRFTDLLKWIGDLPGFEDEIHASNEKKLEAVQMAWYELTMEQ
- a CDS encoding LON peptidase substrate-binding domain-containing protein — translated: MSESQRIPVFPLGIVLFPESRVPLHIFEDRYKKLIEQAVKEHSPFGINYVEEDRLHAVGCSARVVEVLDRRPDGEMDIITEGERRYEVLDLEQNGPDRISFATVRWLDDEPEERDSRLAGETIHLFNELTELAYKGTIPPLDESVWNAESRFPSFKIAQKSGLEAPQRQALLSVTSENERLSMLREFLTQLLPKVKEFETVQDLIRNDGYIVNWNKKPPEGDTGAAE
- the folP gene encoding dihydropteroate synthase; translation: MPSLTALLGTSGPIIMGILNVTPDSFSDGGAYLDARSALDHALQMIADGAEIIDIGGESTRPAGQTYGAGASKVPLEEELRRVLPVIHELRSNHDNVLISVDTQRSAIANAAMQSGADLINDVSGGTADPEMFATAARHKAPIVLMHGHGPRFRKTKTEDYAYADVVSEVRSYLEERILLAHSAGIETVLADVGIGFAKGYEDNLKLLKHHDAFGSLDVPLLLGVSRKSTIGRAMGNNPWPKQRVTGSIAAACYGMLHGAKIIRTHDVKETTQALSVIREILDR
- a CDS encoding secondary thiamine-phosphate synthase enzyme YjbQ translates to MKSHRKELWMHVPTEWGYVNITNEVQQAIGESGIREGLALVNSMHITASIFINDDERGLHKDFERWLEHLAPHEPISQYDHNKTGEDNADAHLKRQIMGREVVVAITGGQLDFGPWEQIFYGEFDGRRRKRVLIKIIGE